From Plasmodium chabaudi chabaudi strain AS genome assembly, chromosome: 12, the proteins below share one genomic window:
- a CDS encoding regulator of nonsense transcripts 1, putative (term=annotation;date=20151012;qualifier=added_gene_name=UPF1;qualifier=removed_product=regulator of nonsense transcripts, putative;qualifier=added_product=regulator of nonsense transcripts 1, putative;qualifier=added_GO:0004004;curatorName=ucb@sanger.ac.uk;~pfam_scan;Pfam:PF13087.2; E()=5.0E-59;score=199.1;query 839-1033;description=AAA_12;~pfam_scan;Pfam:PF09416.6; E()=3.4E-49;score=166.6;query 222-397;description=UPF1_Zn_bind;~pfam_scan;Pfam:PF13086.2; E()=2.0E-18;score=67.0;query 626-712;description=AAA_11;~pfam_scan;Pfam:PF13086.2; E()=2.3E-26;score=93.0;query 726-829;description=AAA_11;~iprscan;Pfam:PF13087; score=9.0E-59;query 839-1032;description=null;~iprscan;Pfam:PF13086; score=1.8E-42;query 626-829;description=null;~iprscan;InterPro:IPR027417 : P-loop containing nucleoside triphosphate hydrolase;Superfamily:SSF52540; score=2.05E-68;query 621-1047;description=P-loop containing nucleoside triphosphate hydrolase;~iprscan;InterPro:IPR018999 : RNA helicase UPF1, UPF2-interacting domain;Pfam:PF09416; score=4.0E-49;query 222-397;description=RNA helicase UPF1, UPF2-interacting domain) — translation MNRARNCSQIDVDTFYDLYNIVDTKRDKINHKSKHNEESNFNDLFEYELKNEMKGMKQSSHRKGIGEKIKNTKYVNQTNFRKNNSSNNYLCELSEKKTSNFDIDENRIHKLVPFSDACSDVESYAMSWNESHLRGYTESSADDMNRQENDKDGYKKVSKENAYLKNEKIKKNLNKKKGKRKDDNCYSSQIVQEYGEKQNKGVANNYGDSNDDFEEDELKYYRCRYCEIDSIDSVVQCNTCERWFCNGSYGTCGSHIVTHLVRSKHKEIKLHKNSLLGETILECYNCGCRNVFLLGFLPTLEEGVVIIICRDPCLAYYISLNKKDDDNVMKRKVSSQDEESEGETKIKECNLEKWQPIIEDRCFLEWLVNIPTKEEAEKKGKLITSVNVNKLEEFWKNKKDVYINELDLKILDDEPKKVKLKYTDAIDYKLTFSPLIQLESNYDKSIKEGHKQTNVRIRWDVGLNKKRYAYFVYIKEESELRIVVGDELKISYAYPNGNIWSCEGHISRLNNNEEIALELKVLYNIDGPWNDNINTGFVVEFVWKSTAYDRMQLALNEFAFNSFSLSGHLYHKLLGHDIIDEPINYNKKEFSLNSDSKKYGYNKKSNDNFSTSYKIVNYSAPNLAPLNHSQIDAIQKSLNSPLSLIQGPPGTGKTLTCATLVYHMHKTKMGGKVLVTAPSNVAVDQLSVRIHRTGLKVVRLCARSRESVSSIADYLYLHNQVKLLKTDVGEELNKLLELKEEVGELSQKDENRLKKLILHAEYKILIEADVICTTCVGAMDKRLKKFRFNQVLVDEATQSTEPECLVPLVTGAKQIVLVGDHCQLGPIIVCKKAASAGLGKSLFERLVMLGITPFRLEVQYRMHPCLSEFPSYVFYDGCLQNGITLKEREYPLKNFPWPNSKYPMFFYNSNGLEEMSASGTSYLNRSEAQNMEILVRALLNSGLKATQIGVITPYEGQRAYITSLFQKNISYQHCLDIEVASVDAFQGREKDFILLSCVRSNKKLGIGFLNDPRRLNVALTRAKYGLIICGNAKVLSRHHFISKEKLNSNETITNVNSVWINLLNQFKKKNLIVEGCLSNLKSITINIPAPIKQPSKYINFDYFHDLKDINSKIYDKEINRYTKDYGNSKDNYKFRYQRANSLLSQNMSNSSICNESIIDQDIYNFINERKGKNRYSLNSYINNFSQLSQSNGSMTDEIPNLRGISSAESVEDADFNFSQISSNFNETNFDSKIDSKNGDIFPYLFYQDSDNNRHNKGIH, via the coding sequence ATGAATAGGGCACGGAATTGTAGTCAGATAGATGTAGACACCTTTTATGATCTATACAATATAGTGGATACAAAAAGGGATAAGATAAATCATAAGAGCAAGCATAATGAAGAATCCAATTTTAATGACTTATTTgaatatgaattaaaaaatgaaatgaaGGGGATGAAACAAAGTAGTCATAGGAAAGGTATTGgcgaaaaaattaagaatacgaaatatgtaaatcaaacaaattttagaaaaaataatagctcaaataattatttatgtgaATTATCTGAGAAAAAGACATCAAATTTTGATATAGATGAAAATAGAATCCATAAATTAGTACCATTTTCAGATGCATGTTCAGATGTAGAATCATATGCCATGTCATGGAATGAATCACATCTAAGAGGTTACACTGAATCAAGTGCAGATGATATGAATAGacaagaaaatgataaagatGGTTATAAAAAGGTGAGTAAAgaaaatgcatatttaaagaatgaaaaaataaaaaaaaacttaaataaaaaaaaagggaaaagaAAAGATGATAATTGTTATTCCTCTCAAATTGTACAAGAGTATGGAGagaaacaaaataaaggtGTTGCAAATAATTATGGTGACAGTAATGACGATTTTGAAGAAgatgaattaaaatattatagatGCAGATATTGTGAAATAGATTCTATAGATAGTGTTGTTCAATGTAATACATGTGAAAGATGGTTTTGTAATGGATCATATGGAACATGTGGAAGCCATATTGTTACACATCTAGTTCGATCGAAgcataaagaaataaaattacatAAGAACAGTTTACTTGGCGAAACAATATTAGAATGCTATAACTGTGGATGTagaaatgtttttttattaggtTTTTTACCTACATTAGAAGAAGGGGTagtaattattatatgtcgAGATCCCTGTTTAGCATATTACatttctttaaataaaaaagacgATGATAATGTGATGAAAAGAAAAGTGTCTAGTCAAGATGAAGAAAGCGAAGgagaaacaaaaataaaagaatgtaatttagaaaaatggCAACCAATTATAGAAGATAGATGTTTTTTAGAATGGCTAGTAAATATACCAACAAAAGAGGAAgcagaaaaaaaagggaaattaataacatctgtaaatgtaaataaattagaagaattttggaaaaataaaaaagatgtatatataaatgaattagatttaaaaatattagatGATGAACCCAAAAAagttaaattaaaatatacagATGCAATAgattataaattaacatTTTCTCCATTGATTCAATTAGAATcaaattatgataaatcAATAAAGGAAGGACATAAGCAAACAAATGTGAGAATACGATGGGATGTAggattaaataaaaaaaggtatgcatattttgtatatattaaagaaGAAAGTGAATTAAGAATAGTTGTAGGAGacgaattaaaaatatcatatgCTTATCCAAATGGTAATATATGGAGTTGTGAAGGTCATATATCAagattaaataataatgaagaaatagCGTTAGAATTAaaagtattatataatatagatgGACCATggaatgataatataaatactgGGTTTGTTGTTGAGTTTGTTTGGAAAAGTACTGCTTACGATCGTATGCAATTAGCTCTAAACGAGTTTgcttttaattcattttctttaagTGGGCATTTATATCACAAATTATTAGGGCATGATATAATTGATGAAcctataaattataacaaGAAAGAGTTTAGCTTAAATAGtgatagtaaaaaatatggctataacaaaaaatcaaatgataatttttctacttcctataaaattgtaaattatTCTGCTCCTAATTTAGCTCCATTAAATCATTCGCAAATAGATGCAATTCAAAAAAGTTTGAACTCACCACTTTCATTAATACAAGGTCCACCAGGTACAGGAAAAACATTAACATGTGCAACTTTAGTATATCATATGCATAAAACCAAAATGGGAGGGAAAGTTTTAGTTACTGCTCCAAGTAATGTAGCTGTAGATCAATTATCTGTTCGTATTCATAGAACCGGATTAAAAGTTGTAAGGCTATGTGCTAGAAGCAGAGAATCAGTATCTAGTATAGCcgattatttgtatttacaTAATCAAGTGAAATTGCTTAAAACAGATGTAGGAGaggaattaaataaattattagaaTTAAAAGAAGAAGTAGGTGAATTGTCTCAAAAAGATGAGAAtcgattaaaaaaattaattttacatgctgaatataaaatattgataGAGGCAGATGTAATATGTACTACATGTGTAGGAGCAATGGATAAGAgactaaaaaaatttcgTTTTAATCAGGTGTTAGTTGATGAAGCAACACAATCAACGGAACCAGAATGCTTAGTTCCATTAGTTACAGGAGCAAAACAAATAGTATTAGTTGGTGATCATTGTCAATTAGGGCCTATCATTGTATGTAAAAAAGCAGCAAGTGCTGGATTAGGAAAAAGTTTATTTGAAAGACTTGTTATGTTAGGTATTACACCATTTAGGTTGGAAGTACAATATAGAATGCATCCTTGTTTAAGTGAATTTCCATCTTATGTATTTTATGATGGATGTTTACAAAATGGTATTACATTAAAAGAAAGAGAGTATCCTTTAAAGAACTTTCCATGGCCCAATTCTAAATATCCtatgtttttttacaattctAATGGGCTTGAAGAAATGTCTGCATCTGGTACAAGCTACTTAAATAGAAGCGAAGCACAAAATATGGAAATTTTAGTAAGAGCTTTATTAAATTCAGGATTGAAAGCGACACAAATTGGTGTTATAACTCCTTATGAAGGTCAAAGAGCATATATTACTTCgctttttcaaaaaaacatttctTATCAACATTGTTTAGATATAGAAGTTGCATCTGTAGATGCATTCCAAGGAAGAGAAAAAgattttattcttttatcATGTGTCagatcaaataaaaagttaGGTATTggatttttaaatgatccAAGAAGATTAAATGTTGCATTAACAAGAGCAAAATATGGATTAATCATTTGTGGTAATGCAAAAGTTTTATCTAGAcatcattttatttctaaagaaaaattaaattccAATGAAACTATTACAAATGTTAATTCAGTTTGGATTAACTTATTAaatcaatttaaaaaaaaaaatttaattgttGAAGGATGTTTATCTAACTTAAAGTCGATAACAATTAATATACCAGCCCCAATTAAACAGCcatcaaaatatatcaattttgattattttcacGATTtgaaagatataaatagcaaaatatatgataaagaaataaatagatATACAAAGGATTATGGAAATAGTAAAGATAATTACAAATTTAGATATCAAAGAGCTAATTCTCTTTTAAGTCAAAATATGTCAAATAGTAGCATATGCAATGAATCAATTATTGATCaagatatttataattttattaatgaaagaaaaggaaaaaatcgATACTCCcttaattcatatattaacaattttagTCAGCTATCCCAATCCAATGGTAGTATGACTGATGAAATTCCAAACCTTAGGGGGATTAGTAGTGCTGAAAGTGTTGAAGATGCCGATTTTAACTTTAGCCAAATAAGTAGCAATTTTAATGAAACCAACTTTGATAGTAAAATCGATTCGAAAAACGGAGACATATTTCCATATCTATTTTATCAAGACAGCGATAACAATCGGCACAATAAGGGTATCCACTAG
- a CDS encoding DnaJ protein, putative (pfam_scan;Pfam:PF00226.27; E()=7.6E-20;score=70.8;query 14-80;description=DnaJ;~pfam_scan;Pfam:PF12171.4; E()=1.1E-5;score=25.4;query 367-391;description=zf-C2H2_jaz;~iprscan;InterPro:IPR036869 : Chaperone J-domain superfamily;Superfamily:SSF46565; score=2.88E-23;query 10-84;description=Chaperone J-domain superfamily;~iprscan;InterPro:IPR018253 : DnaJ domain, conserved site;Prosite:PS00636; score=1.0;query 60-79;description=DnaJ domain, conserved site;~iprscan;Pfam:PF12874; score=1.3E-5;query 367-391;description=null;~iprscan;InterPro:IPR013087 : Zinc finger C2H2-type;SMART:SM00355; score=0.22;query 367-391;description=Zinc finger C2H2-type;~iprscan;InterPro:IPR013087 : Zinc finger C2H2-type;Prosite:PS00028; score=1.0;query 369-391;description=Zinc finger C2H2-type;~iprscan;InterPro:IPR013087 : Zinc finger C2H2-type;Prosite:PS00028; score=1.0;query 561-583;description=Zinc finger C2H2-type;~iprscan;InterPro:IPR013087 : Zinc finger C2H2-type;Prosite:PS50157; score=9.868;query 559-588;description=Zinc finger C2H2-type;~iprscan;InterPro:IPR013087 : Zinc finger C2H2-type;SMART:SM00355; score=0.049;query 559-583;description=Zinc finger C2H2-type;~iprscan;InterPro:IPR013087 : Zinc finger C2H2-type;Prosite:PS50157; score=9.39;query 367-391;description=Zinc finger C2H2-type;~iprscan;InterPro:IPR036236 : Zinc finger C2H2 superfamily;Superfamily:SSF57667; score=2.57E-7;query 365-397;description=Zinc finger C2H2 superfamily;~iprscan;InterPro:IPR001623 : Heat shock protein DnaJ, N-terminal;SMART:SM00271; score=8.9E-22;query 12-75;description=DnaJ domain;~iprscan;InterPro:IPR001623 : Heat shock protein DnaJ, N-terminal;PRINTS:PR00625; score=4.4E-13;query 15-33;description=DnaJ domain;~iprscan;InterPro:IPR001623 : Heat shock protein DnaJ, N-terminal;PRINTS:PR00625; score=4.4E-13;query 55-75;description=DnaJ domain;~iprscan;InterPro:IPR001623 : Heat shock protein DnaJ, N-terminal;Pfam:PF00226; score=4.4E-20;query 14-80;description=DnaJ domain;~iprscan;InterPro:IPR001623 : Heat shock protein DnaJ, N-terminal;PRINTS:PR00625; score=4.4E-13;query 33-48;description=DnaJ domain;~iprscan;InterPro:IPR001623 : Heat shock protein DnaJ, N-terminal;Prosite:PS50076; score=18.532;query 13-83;description=DnaJ domain): MEEKERDIEKCQCYYEILGVEKNATIEDIKKNYKKLILNYHPDKNSNRSEEELKRYTHIFRKIQESYECLIDERRRKWYDVNRNKIIRGREEEEEEREGNQTNSYSNYKVNINIWGYFNNNCFNGYDDNCEKSFYNVYRKLFDDIIKEENEELNKINKINKNNKENPISAPSFGNSQTCGKSIDEFYEYWSNFSTVKKFDFFNEYLKSYEFENRHTRRNLKKENEKKSIKERKNYNENIRSLVQHLKQYDTRYLNRVVQIVEEKRKKQEEKENIKKQQLLERKLLFEQTKKKWEEEQAAHCEEEEDLSDHNKNKREFSLESSHNYYESSGNEHSKRDSNLKRNDYINDDEHQNDSNSDHSIKQNIIYRCEVCKKNFKTMKHYNSHEKSKKHITNFLKSTRNYNLDDIFGDVGNGEENDVENDDEIKVPKKKKKKKKKNPPTLSFNNIENSGNSSSENIMKNDDYLSWCTNDKKKYKYKFLDEKDGVKEEISSSTSDGNKKKKKKKKKKKNPEPIEKNKEQAKSFEKTDHVTNFEDMDKDIGKCKDTPTNVTTKDNSKNLKCQICNQSFDSRNKLFDHIKAEGHMANKIIVPPSKAKKKNKKKGE; encoded by the coding sequence atgGAAGAGAAAGAAAGGGATATTGAAAAATGTCAATgttattatgaaatattaggagttgaaaaaaatgcaaccattgaagatataaaaaagaattataaaaaattaattttaaattatcatcctgataaaaattcaaatcGTTCGGaagaagaattaaaaaggtATACTCATATTTTTCGAAAAATTCAAGAGTCTTATGAATGTTTAATTGATGAAAGGAGGAGAAAATGGTATGATGTAAATcgtaataaaattataagaggaagagaagaagaagaagaagaaagaGAAGGGAATCAAACTAATTCCTATAGTAATTATAaagttaatataaatatatggggctattttaataataattgttttaatggatatgatgataattgtgaaaaaagtttttataacgtttatagaaaattgtttgatgatataataaaagaagaaaatgaagaattaaataagataaataaaataaataaaaataataaagagaACCCAATTAGTGCTCCAAGTTTTGGAAATTCTCAAACTTGTGGAAAAAGTATTGATGagttttatgaatattggAGTAATTTTAGTACGGTTAAAAagtttgatttttttaacgaatatttaaaatcatATGAGTTTGAAAATAGACATACAAGaagaaatttaaaaaaagaaaatgaaaaaaaaagtattaaagaacgaaaaaattataatgaaaatataagatCATTAGTACAAcatttaaaacaatatgaTACGAGATATTTAAATAGGGTTGTACAAATTGTAGAAGAAAAACGAAAGAAAcaagaagaaaaagaaaatataaaaaaacaacaattattagaaagaaaattattatttgaacaGACGAAAAAGAAATGGGAAGAAGAACAAGCAGCACATTgtgaagaagaagaagatcTATCAgatcataataaaaacaaaagagAATTTAGTTTGGAATCTtctcataattattatgaaagCTCTGGAAATGAACATTCAAAACGGGATTCAAATTTGAAAAGaaatgattatataaatgatgatgAACATCAAAATGATAGTAATTCAGATCATagtataaaacaaaatattatttatcgTTGTGAagtttgtaaaaaaaattttaaaactatGAAGCATTATAATTCTCATGAAAAAtctaaaaaacatataacaaattttttgaaaagtacgagaaattataatttggaTGACATATTTGGGGATGTTGGAAATggtgaagaaaatgatgtGGAAAACGATGATGAAATTAAGgtaccaaaaaaaaaaaaaaaaaaaaaaaaaaaaaatcctCCTACTCTctcttttaataatatagaaaatagtGGAAACTCTTCAtcggaaaatataatgaaaaatgatgattatTTATCTTGGTGTAccaatgataaaaaaaaatataaatataaatttttggACGAAAAAGATGGTGTAAAAGAGGAAATTTCTTCAAGCACTTCGGatggtaataaaaaaaaaaaaaaaaaaaaaaaaaaaaaaaaaaatcctGAACCGATCGAAAAGAATAAAGAACAAGCCAAAAGTTTTGAAAAAACAGACCACGTCACAAATTTTGAAGATATGGATAAGGACATTGGAAAATGTAAGGACACCCCTACAAATGTTACGACAAAGGATAAttctaaaaatttaaaatgtcAAATATGCAACCAAAGCTTTGATTcaagaaataaattatttgacCATATAAAAGCTGAGGGGCATATGgctaataaaattattgtaCCACCCTctaaagcaaaaaaaaaaaataaaaaaaagggagaataa
- a CDS encoding peptidase, putative (term=annotation;date=20160707;qualifier=removed_product=DnaJ protein, putative;qualifier=added_product=peptidase, putative;curatorName=ucb@sanger.ac.uk;~pfam_scan;Pfam:PF01432.16; E()=3.6E-21;score=75.8;query 216-640;description=Peptidase_M3;~iprscan;InterPro:IPR001567 : Peptidase M3A and M3B, thimet/oligopeptidase F;Pfam:PF01432; score=3.7E-21;query 216-640;description=Peptidase M3A/M3B catalytic domain;~iprscan;Superfamily:SSF55486; score=2.93E-49;query 61-643;description=null) produces MVNFNNFINKCICVFFSNIPKTFYGNEKNKLYKEITDNVKNSKIINFPIDKDSVNFFFISSEINKLLNIKNKIINDNIQKNIIVEKCFNLYYLLATHTKLKKETFYKKRILECIEENISKYIYNNKGQKIDEKNIPYSIRIRNNQSVGNLFNELKEDCSKYLKKINNVKVRHLIIDKNEIKIDEGWKKSHEYTFNKNKLKIPISKYNYEYILNGLEESESRKKVLELLNSPYKNLNLNNDVINILKKRYDLANKLGYKNWGHYSISQFTMEKNNYENIEKFLNIIKEKVEKDYDKIIYDILKISNFSKFSNKNNKKNYWENNTHKLAIYDWSFYYNKIMNKSDEYLINSYFPQNIVLKNFMEIVSRIYNFFYEEIKDEEIKKKWPKDSIIYKIDRHQSNVKKGTTLNYENKNVFNNSFLGYIYIIPYMDINFKDYFRVPSMSSLPNTCLISPGHVLIDYKFIRTVPIKNKLFSSSEILTLFHEFGHAYHLLLLSNNLSLSNLFNIPLDYAEFFSHINEHIANNYDIISKLSNKIGNNLKISENLFKTIKFDCSRLGNIYSQSIIDYVIHDLNPHLFFSNTMNSSSENKIENEEDNLCNFYETIEKYFPYKFCSSYSIHSTSFPYHFSSYYSGAVLSYLFAETRVLLNVSTDQINLKKNNTLTSFQKKFYDIILNDFKTDNYPSVINSLINSKKSEKFFK; encoded by the exons atggtgaactttaataattttataaataaatgtatttgtgtatttttttcaaatattccCAAGACTTTTTATGggaatgaaaaaaacaaattgtaTAAGGAAATTACAGATAATGTCAAAAACtctaaaataattaattttccTATAGACAAAGATTcagttaattttttttttatttcaagtGAAATTAACAAACttcttaatataaaaaataaaataattaatgataatattcaaaaaaatataatcgttgaaaaatgttttaatcTATACTATCTATTAGCTACACacacaaaattaaaaaaggaaacattttataaaaaaagaatattggAATGtattgaagaaaatatttctaaatatatatataataataagggTCAGAAgattgatgaaaaaaatattccatATAGTATACGCATAAGAAATAATCAATCGGTGGGAAACTTATTTAATGAGCTGAAAGAAGATTGCTCAAagtatttgaaaaaaattaacaatgTTAAAGTTag GCATTTAATAATAGACAagaatgaaataaaaatagacgAGGGATGGAAGAAAAGCCATGAGTACActtttaacaaaaataaattaaaaattccGATCAGTAAgtataattatgaatatattttaaatgggCTTGAAGAATCTGAGTCTCGAAAAAAGGTACTTGAGTTACTTAACAGtccatataaaaatttaaatttaaataatgatgtaataaatatactaaaaaaaagatatgaTTTGGCTAATAAATTAGGGTATAAAAATTGGGGGCATTATTCTATATCCCAATTTacaatggaaaaaaataattatgaaaatatagaaaagtttcttaatataattaaagaaaAGGTAGAAAAAgattatgataaaataatttatgatatattaaaaataagcaattttagtaaatttagcaataaaaataataaaaaaaattattgggAAAATAATACACACAAACTAGCCATTTATGATTGgagtttttattataataaaattatgaacaagtCAGATGaatatttgataaatagctattttccacaaaatatagttttaaaaaattttatggaAATAGTTTcaagaatatataattttttttatgaagaaattaaagatgaggaaataaaaaaaaaatggccAAAAGAtagcataatatataaaatagatCGACATCAAagtaatgtaaaaaaagggACTACactaaattatgaaaataaaaatgtgtttaataattcatttttaggatatatatatataattccaTATATGgacataaattttaaagattATTTTAGGGTCCCTTCAATGAGTTCTTTACCAAATACATGTTTAATAAGCCCAGGTCATGTATTGATAGATTATAAGTTTATTAGAACAGTAcctattaaaaataaattatttagttCATCAGAAATATTAACATTATTTCACGAATTTGGCCATGcatatcatttattattattatcaaataatttgagtttatcaaatttatttaatattccCTTAGATTATGctgaatttttttcacatataAATGAGCATATAgctaataattatgatataaTTAGTAAGTTGTCTAATAAAATTggtaataatttaaaaataagtgaaaatttatttaaaacaattaaattTGATTGTTCAAGACTcggtaatatatattcacagTCTATTATAGATTATGTTATACATGACCTTAATCcacatttgtttttttcaaacaCAATGAATAGTAGTTCTGAAAATAAGATAGAGAACGAAGAAGATAATTTAtgcaatttttatgaaacgattgaaaaatatttcccttataaattttgttccTCTTATTCAATACATTCCACTAGTTTTCCATATCATTTTTCAAGTTATTATTCTGGGGCTGTTTTaagttatttatttgcaGAGACAAGAGTTCTTTTAAATGTTTCAACAGatcaaattaatttaaaaaaaaataatacactAACCTCTTTTCAAAAGaaattttatgatataATTCTTAACGATTTTAAAACAGACAATTATCCTTCCGTTATAAATAGTTTAATAAATTCGAAGAAAAgtgaaaaattttttaagtag